The genome window GAACGGGCCGAGCACATCATGCTGGTCGACTTGGGACGCAACGACGTCGGCCGCGTCGCGCAATACGGCACGGTCAAACTGACCGACGTGATGACCATCGAGCGTTACAGCCACGTGATGCACATTACCTCCAACGTGCAGGGCCGCCTCGCCCCGGGCAAGACCGCTTTCGACGCCCTTCGCGCTTGTCTACCGGCCGGCACCGTCTCCGGCGCGCCAAAAGTACGCGCGATGGAGATTATCGACGAACTGGAAAAAACTCGCCGCGGACCGTACGCGGGCGCCGTGGGCTACATCGACTACCGCGGCAACCTCGATACCTGCATCGCCCTCCGCACGGTCGTGGTGAAAGACGGCTTTGCCGACGTCCAAGCCGGCGCCGGCATCGTGGCGGATAGTGTGCCGTCAAGCGAGTATCAGGAGACGCTCAACAAAGCGCAAGGGCTGTTGAAGGCGATCGCGATTACGCAGCAGCGGGTGAATCGAAGCGACTGCTAAGCG of Planctomycetia bacterium contains these proteins:
- a CDS encoding chorismate-binding protein; amino-acid sequence: ERAEHIMLVDLGRNDVGRVAQYGTVKLTDVMTIERYSHVMHITSNVQGRLAPGKTAFDALRACLPAGTVSGAPKVRAMEIIDELEKTRRGPYAGAVGYIDYRGNLDTCIALRTVVVKDGFADVQAGAGIVADSVPSSEYQETLNKAQGLLKAIAITQQRVNRSDC